The proteins below come from a single Methanomassiliicoccus sp. genomic window:
- a CDS encoding PKD domain-containing protein, with protein sequence MGADNRTLPEDVQKKRPSTKAIAILLSVVLMIAAIAGAILLMGSGESKTAAEVVADRTAAAVGDPITFNASTSTSTGKITNYQWNFGDGTIENTTSSTNAHFYDVPGLYMVFLTVKDNKGKSATNWASPLAITIIESSVNPNANTANSTSPQAFMAVSDKLINTSTSVHFDTSSSRAWSTGLSGSTWASLLSNKYIKTMTLDHGDGSAPVSIDVAALLAANQTAFADHFVDATSNLTHVYAGDGAVYVAKLSVISVHDSMGGYCITIGVLPSNYNSEEVVKNPSTFIVATVSDPRTLDPARVSETNGGEIIQNCYETLVWYNGSSVSDLRPMLATVVPTVENGGISSDGLNYTFHIRSGVMFHSGNVMKPSDVEFSIERVLTMNYVGGPAWMLGQVMIKDYNASALDPELVDASIESDNSAMTVTFHLVNAFPAFIYILAFMVGSVVEEAYVQEHTPGGDKYNTINTWMDRNIDGTGPYTLGEWVSKEYIQMDRFDDYWQGPAELSHIIIMNVVQESTREMLLLAGDADNVYVGRQYLDGIRSHGDILSISEGEAMFNLDFIIMNQDISPGLPGGIGNISQDFFTDVHIRQAFAHAFNYSKYLQDVLHDTAIQPNGPIPQGMFGYDPSVPLYGYDLTEASQHLSLAQNPDQLGQSYLETGFQVKLFYPQGNDEWKAGSLLLKQGMESISTSITVEVVELGWNAYWTAAAMGQLPIYFCAWQPDYADPNCQVDPLLSSTGALSGYTGMENATLDSMILEALVELNETDRASLYSNISLACYDNAYMIWVKQATQFHVERSWVTGYYFNPMYCGLYYHALGKG encoded by the coding sequence GTGGGAGCAGACAATCGCACCCTTCCTGAGGATGTACAGAAGAAACGGCCATCCACGAAGGCCATCGCTATCTTGTTGAGCGTGGTCTTGATGATCGCCGCCATCGCCGGTGCGATCCTGTTGATGGGGAGCGGTGAGAGCAAGACCGCCGCGGAAGTGGTCGCGGACAGGACGGCGGCGGCGGTCGGGGATCCCATAACTTTCAATGCTTCTACCAGCACCTCCACAGGTAAGATCACCAATTACCAATGGAACTTTGGTGACGGCACCATTGAAAACACCACTTCTTCTACAAACGCTCACTTCTACGATGTCCCGGGCCTGTACATGGTTTTCCTCACAGTTAAGGACAACAAAGGTAAATCTGCCACCAACTGGGCCTCGCCTCTGGCGATCACTATCATCGAGAGCTCTGTGAACCCCAATGCCAACACGGCCAACTCCACATCGCCACAGGCGTTCATGGCCGTCAGCGACAAGCTCATCAACACCAGCACCTCCGTTCACTTCGACACCTCATCCTCGCGAGCGTGGAGCACAGGCCTCAGCGGCTCCACTTGGGCCTCCCTGTTGTCGAACAAGTACATCAAGACCATGACATTGGACCATGGCGATGGTTCCGCTCCCGTCTCCATCGACGTCGCCGCACTGCTTGCCGCAAACCAGACGGCATTCGCCGATCATTTCGTAGATGCCACCAGCAATCTCACTCATGTGTACGCCGGCGATGGCGCAGTGTATGTGGCCAAGCTCTCGGTGATCTCGGTCCATGACTCCATGGGCGGCTACTGCATTACCATAGGGGTCCTCCCCAGCAACTACAATTCCGAGGAGGTCGTCAAGAATCCCAGTACCTTCATAGTCGCCACCGTGTCCGATCCCAGAACCCTTGATCCGGCCAGGGTCTCGGAGACGAACGGAGGGGAGATAATCCAGAATTGCTACGAGACCCTTGTATGGTACAATGGCTCCTCCGTCTCTGATCTCAGGCCCATGCTGGCAACGGTGGTCCCCACCGTCGAGAATGGAGGCATATCCTCGGATGGCCTGAACTACACGTTCCACATCCGCTCCGGGGTCATGTTCCATTCCGGGAACGTGATGAAGCCCTCTGACGTCGAGTTCTCCATCGAACGGGTCCTCACCATGAACTATGTTGGCGGGCCGGCCTGGATGCTGGGTCAGGTGATGATAAAGGATTACAACGCCTCGGCCCTGGACCCGGAGCTCGTGGATGCCTCCATTGAATCTGACAACTCCGCCATGACCGTGACCTTCCATCTGGTCAATGCCTTCCCCGCCTTCATCTACATACTGGCGTTCATGGTGGGTTCGGTGGTGGAGGAGGCGTACGTGCAGGAACACACCCCCGGTGGCGACAAGTACAACACCATAAACACATGGATGGACCGCAACATCGATGGAACGGGGCCCTACACTCTCGGAGAGTGGGTGTCAAAGGAGTATATCCAGATGGACAGGTTCGATGACTACTGGCAGGGACCTGCAGAGCTGTCCCACATCATCATCATGAACGTGGTGCAGGAGAGCACCCGGGAAATGCTCCTTCTTGCCGGCGATGCCGATAACGTGTACGTTGGGCGACAATACCTTGATGGGATAAGGAGCCACGGCGACATCCTGAGCATCAGCGAAGGGGAGGCCATGTTCAACCTGGACTTCATCATCATGAACCAGGACATCAGCCCTGGCCTTCCTGGCGGTATCGGTAACATCTCCCAGGACTTCTTCACAGATGTCCACATCAGGCAGGCCTTCGCGCACGCGTTCAATTATTCAAAGTACCTGCAGGATGTCCTGCACGACACCGCCATCCAGCCTAACGGCCCCATCCCTCAGGGCATGTTCGGCTACGATCCCTCCGTGCCCCTCTATGGGTACGATCTTACGGAGGCCTCTCAACACCTGTCCCTGGCGCAGAATCCCGACCAGCTGGGGCAGAGCTACCTGGAAACGGGGTTCCAGGTGAAACTGTTCTACCCTCAGGGGAACGACGAGTGGAAGGCTGGAAGCCTGTTGCTGAAGCAGGGAATGGAGAGCATCTCCACTTCCATCACGGTCGAGGTCGTGGAACTGGGGTGGAACGCCTACTGGACCGCTGCAGCTATGGGGCAGCTCCCCATATACTTCTGCGCATGGCAGCCAGATTACGCGGACCCTAACTGCCAGGTTGACCCCTTGCTGTCGAGCACGGGCGCCCTGAGCGGCTACACAGGCATGGAAAATGCCACTCTGGACTCCATGATACTGGAGGCCCTGGTGGAGCTGAACGAGACCGATCGGGCCTCGCTCTACAGCAACATATCCTTGGCCTGCTATGACAACGCCTACATGATCTGGGTAAAACAGGCCACCCAGTTCCACGTCGAGCGCTCGTGGGTCACTGGATACTACTTCAATCCCATGTACTGCGGTCTGTACTATCATGCGCTGGGCAAGGGATGA
- a CDS encoding DUF115 domain-containing protein produces MDFPEWEPYYDRIVSELRLSVQDDEASARRLLQLSKGKTICDPDCLQCLIGERVTVLGDGPNLESDLRRHAPQGTVLAADGATSKLMHEVGMVPDVIVTDLDGEVEDQICANAQGSVAVILAHGDNLDRIERYVPWFSGMITPTTQSRPINGMFNFGGFTDGDRAVMLARHFGATRIDLIGFDMDNPRPKAGRNIDVKRQKLRIARELIWDLNPAGVDLRVLR; encoded by the coding sequence ATGGATTTCCCTGAGTGGGAGCCATACTACGACCGTATAGTGAGCGAATTGAGGCTCTCTGTGCAGGATGACGAGGCCTCTGCTCGCCGCCTCCTGCAGCTGAGCAAGGGCAAGACCATCTGCGATCCTGACTGCCTCCAATGCCTCATAGGCGAGAGGGTGACGGTCCTTGGTGACGGCCCCAACCTGGAATCGGACCTGCGCAGGCATGCTCCCCAAGGAACGGTGCTGGCAGCCGACGGGGCGACCTCCAAGCTCATGCACGAGGTGGGCATGGTGCCGGATGTGATCGTGACCGATCTCGACGGCGAGGTCGAGGACCAGATCTGTGCCAATGCCCAGGGGTCGGTGGCGGTGATATTGGCCCACGGTGACAACCTGGACCGCATCGAGAGATATGTGCCGTGGTTCAGCGGGATGATCACTCCTACCACCCAATCCCGGCCGATCAACGGCATGTTCAACTTCGGGGGGTTCACCGACGGCGACCGCGCGGTCATGCTAGCTCGGCACTTTGGGGCCACGCGTATCGACCTCATAGGCTTCGACATGGACAACCCTCGTCCCAAGGCCGGAAGGAACATCGATGTGAAGCGGCAGAAGCTGAGGATCGCCCGGGAGCTGATATGGGACCTCAATCCCGCCGGAGTTGATCTCCGGGTCCTCCGATGA
- a CDS encoding DUF373 family protein: protein MRTLVLCVDRDDDFGSKTGLNSPFIGREENLNAAMSLGVKDPEDSDINTVLAAVSLYDEMLKQGMDVVVATLCGDTHVGYQSDLALSTQLETVLKEVKPDRVVLVSDGAEDEYIYPVISSRVKVDSVRKVFVKQAPTVESTYYILIKMLNDDKIRKRLLPPIGLALLVFGTFALLDPLVKLFNGGADVSFTNIGLALIWAVVGLYLLVFAYKLGDWFRDWWSNARRAIRSGSTLMPFVVLSGLLVLLGVMYGVDAALVDPDDDIFLKILLFINGTMWMWVFAFFTYQMGLFISHYLNKGTLSYPYIIASVTVFALGFIIQGALDATAVFFGYSDFDQTIIVLEIVAGFLLAGFGGLLSTSLRDLNGPKGDEAAVDADGAE, encoded by the coding sequence ATGAGAACTTTAGTCCTCTGCGTCGACCGAGATGATGATTTTGGGTCCAAGACTGGCCTTAATAGCCCATTCATCGGTCGCGAGGAGAACCTCAACGCCGCCATGTCCCTCGGCGTCAAGGATCCCGAGGATTCCGATATCAACACCGTTCTGGCCGCCGTGAGCCTGTACGATGAGATGCTGAAGCAGGGAATGGACGTGGTGGTGGCCACGTTATGTGGCGACACCCATGTGGGATATCAGAGCGATCTCGCCCTCTCCACGCAGCTGGAGACTGTGCTCAAGGAGGTGAAGCCGGACCGTGTGGTCCTGGTGTCCGATGGGGCGGAGGACGAGTACATCTACCCCGTCATATCCTCCCGCGTCAAGGTGGACTCGGTCCGGAAGGTGTTCGTCAAGCAGGCGCCGACGGTAGAGAGCACTTACTACATTCTGATCAAGATGCTCAACGACGACAAGATCCGCAAGCGCTTGCTTCCTCCTATAGGACTGGCGCTGCTGGTCTTCGGTACCTTCGCTCTGCTGGACCCGCTGGTGAAGCTGTTCAACGGGGGCGCCGATGTGTCGTTCACGAACATTGGTCTGGCCCTGATCTGGGCGGTGGTGGGCCTATACCTGCTGGTGTTCGCCTATAAGCTGGGCGATTGGTTCCGCGATTGGTGGTCCAATGCTCGGAGGGCGATAAGGTCGGGCAGCACCCTGATGCCGTTCGTGGTCCTTTCCGGTCTCCTGGTGCTTCTAGGGGTCATGTATGGAGTGGACGCGGCCCTGGTGGACCCTGATGATGACATCTTCCTCAAGATATTGCTCTTCATCAATGGTACGATGTGGATGTGGGTGTTCGCCTTCTTCACATACCAGATGGGGCTGTTCATAAGCCATTACCTGAACAAGGGGACGCTGTCATACCCTTACATAATAGCCTCGGTCACCGTCTTCGCGCTGGGCTTCATCATCCAGGGCGCTTTGGACGCCACCGCGGTGTTCTTCGGGTACAGCGACTTCGACCAGACCATAATCGTGCTGGAGATCGTCGCCGGCTTCCTTCTGGCAGGGTTCGGAGGGCTCCTCAGCACCTCCTTGCGGGACCTCAACGGCCCAAAAGGAGATGAGGCGGCCGTCGACGCCGACGGCGCCGAGTAG
- a CDS encoding MBL fold metallo-hydrolase — MRITWHGHSCFELRNTMGVVIDPHDGKSIGIKPPVVKADIVLVTHEHFDHNCVRIVKGDPVVVREPGEHTPKGLRIIGLPTFHDHESGTKRGRNIIYTFVFDGIRICHCGDLGHMITNEQIRTIGPVDVLFVPVGGTFTLDLAEVRELISTLNPSIVVPMHYRWGSLSISVQTIEPFLEDIPEEQVLGVGNEVELIKEELPPVTEYWVFSP, encoded by the coding sequence ATGAGGATCACATGGCACGGTCACTCCTGCTTCGAGCTCAGGAACACCATGGGTGTAGTGATAGATCCCCATGACGGGAAGTCCATTGGCATCAAGCCCCCAGTGGTGAAGGCCGACATCGTGCTCGTCACCCACGAACACTTCGACCACAACTGCGTCCGCATCGTCAAGGGGGATCCCGTTGTCGTTCGTGAGCCCGGCGAGCACACGCCCAAGGGATTGCGGATCATCGGCCTGCCCACGTTCCATGACCACGAGTCCGGGACCAAGAGAGGCCGCAACATCATCTACACCTTCGTGTTCGATGGCATCCGCATATGCCACTGCGGCGACCTCGGGCACATGATCACCAATGAGCAGATAAGGACCATCGGCCCGGTGGACGTGCTCTTCGTCCCAGTAGGGGGGACCTTCACGCTGGACCTTGCAGAGGTGAGGGAGCTGATATCTACATTGAATCCCAGCATCGTCGTGCCGATGCACTATCGTTGGGGCAGCCTTTCCATCTCTGTACAGACCATCGAGCCCTTCCTCGAGGACATACCCGAGGAACAGGTCCTGGGGGTCGGCAACGAGGTCGAGCTGATAAAAGAAGAACTGCCTCCGGTCACAGAGTATTGGGTCTTCTCCCCTTGA
- a CDS encoding translation initiation factor IF-6 encodes MMKLSSYNGNSFIGVYCVANESIALVPPDAPQPLIDDIAEGMEATVIQTPLASSNILGSLTAMNSYGGITSGMVALSEVRPIMKLLPFKRIRDRMSACGNNILVNDNAALVNPDLGRTAIKQITDILQVEVVQGMVAGHKTVGSVCVATNKGILCHPSTTKAELEMLRSLFKVPAAIGTLNYGSPMVGACMIANTKGAAIGFRSTPIELGRVEDALFP; translated from the coding sequence ATGATGAAGCTCTCTAGCTACAATGGCAATTCCTTCATCGGAGTATATTGTGTGGCCAATGAGAGCATCGCTCTTGTTCCTCCAGACGCACCCCAGCCGCTGATTGATGATATAGCGGAAGGTATGGAGGCCACGGTCATTCAGACCCCTCTGGCCTCCTCTAACATACTAGGGTCGCTGACGGCCATGAACTCCTACGGGGGCATCACCTCAGGCATGGTGGCGCTGTCCGAGGTCCGTCCTATCATGAAGCTCCTGCCGTTCAAGAGGATCAGGGACCGCATGAGCGCCTGCGGAAACAACATCCTGGTCAACGACAACGCTGCCTTGGTAAATCCAGACCTGGGACGTACGGCGATCAAGCAGATCACGGACATCCTGCAGGTCGAGGTGGTGCAGGGCATGGTGGCGGGCCATAAGACCGTGGGATCGGTCTGCGTTGCCACCAATAAGGGCATCCTCTGCCACCCATCCACCACCAAGGCCGAGCTGGAGATGCTGCGATCCCTTTTCAAGGTCCCTGCAGCGATCGGGACCCTCAATTACGGCTCGCCCATGGTCGGGGCGTGCATGATCGCCAACACCAAGGGCGCGGCCATAGGCTTCCGCTCCACGCCCATCGAACTGGGTAGGGTCGAGGACGCACTGTTCCCGTGA
- a CDS encoding 50S ribosomal protein L31e, whose translation MDEKIMNITLRKTKAAPRSKRAKRAINEIREHVIRHMKAKEDDIWIDHRLNEAIWVNGIQRPPLYITVKAVKFEDGLVEVSLPEDATVEE comes from the coding sequence ATGGACGAGAAGATCATGAACATCACGCTCAGAAAGACCAAGGCCGCTCCCCGCTCCAAGAGGGCCAAGAGGGCCATCAACGAGATCCGGGAACACGTCATCCGCCACATGAAGGCCAAGGAGGACGACATTTGGATCGATCACCGCCTCAACGAAGCCATATGGGTCAACGGGATCCAGAGGCCCCCCCTGTACATCACAGTGAAGGCCGTAAAGTTCGAGGATGGGCTGGTCGAGGTCTCCTTGCCCGAGGACGCCACCGTGGAAGAGTAA
- a CDS encoding 50S ribosomal protein L39e, translating into MARNKPTAMKARLMRAEKSNRRVPAWVMMRTNRTVLRHPKRRSWRHSKLKE; encoded by the coding sequence ATGGCCAGGAACAAGCCGACAGCTATGAAGGCCCGCCTAATGAGGGCGGAAAAGTCAAACCGCAGGGTACCTGCTTGGGTCATGATGAGGACCAACAGGACCGTTCTCCGGCATCCTAAGAGAAGGAGCTGGAGGCACAGCAAGCTCAAGGAGTGA
- a CDS encoding DNA-binding protein, which translates to MQDAELEELRRRKMAQMQQSQEAQLQQQAMMAERQKQMEAERQAIMRQILTPEARERLGKVRMAHPDVAAAVEDQLIRLLQMGRIQGQLDDNTLKSILRKVSPQKRDIKIERV; encoded by the coding sequence ATGCAGGACGCCGAGCTCGAGGAACTTCGACGCCGTAAGATGGCCCAGATGCAGCAGTCCCAAGAGGCCCAGCTGCAGCAACAGGCTATGATGGCCGAACGTCAGAAGCAGATGGAAGCAGAGCGTCAGGCCATCATGCGGCAGATACTAACCCCGGAAGCTCGAGAGCGACTGGGTAAGGTCAGGATGGCTCATCCTGACGTCGCTGCCGCAGTAGAGGACCAGCTCATCCGCCTACTGCAGATGGGAAGGATCCAGGGTCAATTGGACGACAACACCTTGAAGTCAATCCTGAGGAAAGTGTCGCCACAGAAAAGAGATATTAAGATCGAAAGGGTGTAA
- a CDS encoding 30S ribosomal protein S19e: protein MVTVYDVPPEKLIAKAAAQLKQMDTIKVPEWAEFAKTGRHTEKAPVQDDWWYTRSASVLRKVYLKGPIGTSRLAGEYGGFADRGSKPNKAVKGSRAIARRCLIQLEQSGLIAKQKRDGRVITPKGQAMLDKVAKEVYDETH from the coding sequence ATGGTCACAGTCTATGATGTCCCGCCGGAGAAGCTTATCGCCAAGGCCGCGGCTCAGTTGAAGCAGATGGATACGATCAAGGTCCCGGAGTGGGCAGAGTTCGCGAAGACCGGAAGGCACACCGAGAAGGCCCCCGTCCAGGATGACTGGTGGTACACTCGGTCGGCCTCGGTATTGAGGAAGGTTTACCTTAAGGGACCCATCGGGACCTCCCGGCTCGCCGGGGAGTACGGCGGGTTCGCAGACCGCGGTTCCAAGCCCAACAAGGCAGTGAAGGGCAGCCGGGCTATCGCTCGCCGTTGCCTTATCCAGCTGGAACAGTCCGGTCTAATTGCCAAGCAGAAGAGGGACGGAAGGGTCATCACTCCCAAGGGTCAGGCCATGCTCGACAAGGTCGCCAAGGAAGTGTACGACGAGACCCACTGA
- a CDS encoding UbiX family flavin prenyltransferase, translated as MRFIVAITGCSGIRYGARLLQELDGEKELIISDMGKKVLEEETDLELKALEPLVDEMYDNDDLFAPPASGTHKADAMIVCPCTQSTMAKISSGCSDSLITRAASVALKERRKLILVPRETPLSVIMLENELRLARAGAVILPASPAFYQMPRSIDDMVDFVVGKILDQVGQEHNLFKRWE; from the coding sequence ATGCGATTCATCGTTGCCATCACCGGATGCTCCGGTATCCGCTACGGAGCAAGGCTCCTTCAGGAGCTAGATGGTGAGAAGGAACTGATCATATCCGACATGGGCAAGAAGGTCCTGGAGGAGGAGACGGACCTCGAGCTCAAGGCCCTGGAGCCTCTGGTGGATGAGATGTACGACAACGATGACCTTTTCGCCCCGCCGGCATCCGGAACCCACAAGGCCGATGCCATGATCGTCTGCCCCTGCACCCAGTCCACAATGGCCAAGATATCATCGGGCTGCTCTGACAGCCTCATCACCAGGGCAGCTTCGGTAGCATTGAAGGAGAGAAGGAAGCTGATCCTAGTTCCCAGGGAGACGCCCCTGAGCGTGATTATGCTTGAAAACGAGCTTAGGCTTGCCCGGGCGGGAGCGGTGATACTCCCGGCCTCGCCTGCCTTCTACCAAATGCCACGGAGCATCGACGACATGGTCGACTTCGTAGTAGGCAAGATCCTAGACCAGGTGGGCCAGGAACACAACCTCTTCAAGCGCTGGGAGTAA
- the leuS gene encoding leucine--tRNA ligase, which translates to MSSWTAEIEAKWQQRWYEAGIFEANRDDRPKFMMIFAYPGLTGYLHVGHMRGYTYVDAITRYKRMCGFNVLFPVGTHATGNGAISLAKRIREKDQKTLDYLLANGCPPEKLAELTEPQKVVDFFNQVYVNQYWKRFGFLADWRRFTSTTNPDYGQFIQWQFRKLHDKGLLIQKPYFAPACVECGPVAVDASETDLSKGGSAETNEYTLLKFRCGNLLLVAATLRPETVYGQTNFWVNPDVEYVKVRRKGELWVISQPSYDKMRYQKDDLEIEGTIPGTELIGRTCVAPVIHREVPVLPASFCKPDVGTGLVTSVPSDAPDDWISLKLLQEDEEALSKYGLDPQMVRSIEPIPIIETKGYGPLPAVELIEKMGITEAGDPRLDEAKKAIYKDGFHTGRMSSNAGQFSGMKVEEAKELIKQMMIESGEAELFYDLSEEVVCRCGRPVVIRKVPDQWFIDYANPSLTEDSKRHAKSMQILPQDYYVNIQGVLDWFRERACVRQGNWLGTRFPYDDKWIIEAISDSTLYPIYYLVSQYYNSGQLPLSSMTEEFFDHVYLGKGDPAQVAASTGASMEVLERIRQDVTYWYPLDINLGGKEHMTVHFPAFLMNHVAVLPEQLWPRGIFVNWYVTGKLGKISKSKGGAEPIPDAAERFGVDALRLYYANIASPFADVEWDESAIDNYSSRIDRVLRTVDELKALPGAERQKVDDWLLSRMSNRALTISRAMEEYDLRRTSNEVYFETLTDVRWYIRRGGGNAHTISHLLHSWIRMMAPITPHVAEEMWAAMGEENFVSTSSYPQPDELPTDALAEASENYLKEVITDINEILKVTGIAPRKLYLYVSPKWKRDVLELGLELARSKQLSVPGLTKAVMFKDDLKRRGKESADFARKTAEDLLKRSEVELNKLAMDVDEMAYLQDAAVFLARDMACEVGVYSADDPTAPDPQKKARAAQPHRPAIYVE; encoded by the coding sequence ATGTCGAGCTGGACCGCGGAGATAGAGGCCAAGTGGCAGCAACGCTGGTATGAGGCCGGGATATTCGAGGCGAATAGGGATGATAGGCCCAAGTTCATGATGATCTTCGCCTACCCGGGGTTGACCGGCTACCTCCACGTCGGCCATATGCGCGGTTACACATATGTGGATGCGATCACGCGTTACAAGAGGATGTGCGGGTTCAACGTCCTGTTCCCTGTGGGCACCCACGCCACCGGCAATGGGGCCATATCGCTTGCCAAGAGGATCCGGGAGAAGGACCAGAAGACACTCGACTACCTTCTGGCCAACGGCTGCCCGCCTGAGAAGCTCGCTGAGCTGACCGAGCCTCAGAAGGTGGTGGACTTCTTCAACCAGGTATATGTGAACCAGTACTGGAAGAGGTTCGGCTTCCTGGCTGATTGGCGCCGCTTCACCTCCACTACCAACCCCGATTACGGCCAGTTCATCCAGTGGCAGTTCCGAAAGCTGCATGACAAAGGTCTTCTCATTCAGAAACCCTACTTCGCCCCCGCCTGCGTGGAGTGTGGACCGGTGGCGGTGGACGCCTCCGAGACCGACCTGTCCAAGGGGGGCAGCGCCGAGACCAACGAGTATACGCTGCTGAAGTTCCGGTGCGGGAACCTCTTACTGGTGGCCGCTACCTTGAGGCCGGAGACGGTGTACGGACAAACCAACTTCTGGGTCAATCCCGATGTCGAGTATGTCAAGGTGAGGCGGAAGGGCGAACTGTGGGTGATCAGCCAGCCGTCCTACGACAAGATGCGCTACCAGAAGGACGATCTGGAGATCGAGGGAACGATCCCTGGCACCGAGCTAATAGGAAGGACGTGCGTGGCACCGGTCATACACCGCGAGGTGCCCGTACTGCCCGCCTCGTTCTGCAAGCCGGATGTAGGCACCGGCCTGGTGACCAGCGTCCCCTCGGACGCACCCGACGATTGGATCTCCCTCAAGCTCCTGCAGGAGGACGAGGAAGCCTTGTCCAAGTACGGCCTGGATCCTCAGATGGTCCGCTCCATCGAACCCATCCCCATCATCGAGACCAAGGGCTACGGACCCCTCCCGGCGGTGGAGTTGATAGAAAAGATGGGCATAACCGAGGCCGGGGACCCCCGGCTGGACGAGGCCAAGAAGGCCATCTACAAGGACGGCTTCCACACTGGACGTATGAGCTCAAATGCGGGTCAGTTCTCGGGGATGAAGGTCGAGGAGGCCAAGGAGCTCATAAAGCAGATGATGATCGAGAGCGGGGAGGCCGAGCTGTTCTACGACCTGTCGGAGGAGGTGGTCTGCCGCTGCGGTCGCCCTGTCGTCATTCGCAAGGTCCCTGATCAGTGGTTCATCGACTATGCGAACCCCTCGCTTACAGAGGACAGCAAGCGGCACGCCAAGAGCATGCAGATACTCCCCCAGGACTACTACGTCAATATCCAAGGGGTGCTCGACTGGTTCCGCGAGCGGGCCTGCGTCCGCCAGGGTAACTGGCTGGGAACAAGGTTCCCGTATGACGACAAGTGGATCATCGAGGCCATCTCCGACTCCACCCTCTACCCCATCTATTACCTGGTGTCCCAATACTACAACTCCGGGCAGCTCCCCCTGTCCTCCATGACGGAGGAGTTCTTCGACCACGTGTACCTGGGCAAGGGCGACCCCGCCCAGGTGGCCGCGTCCACCGGAGCCTCCATGGAGGTGCTGGAGCGGATTAGGCAGGATGTCACATACTGGTATCCCCTGGACATAAACCTCGGGGGAAAGGAGCACATGACGGTGCACTTCCCCGCTTTCCTCATGAACCATGTGGCCGTCCTGCCCGAGCAGCTGTGGCCCCGCGGGATATTCGTTAACTGGTATGTCACCGGGAAGCTGGGCAAGATATCGAAATCCAAGGGCGGTGCCGAGCCCATCCCGGACGCGGCGGAGCGCTTCGGCGTGGACGCCCTGCGCCTTTACTATGCCAATATAGCTTCCCCCTTCGCTGACGTGGAGTGGGACGAGAGCGCCATCGACAACTACTCATCAAGGATCGACCGGGTCCTTCGCACCGTCGACGAGCTCAAGGCCCTGCCGGGCGCGGAGCGGCAGAAGGTGGACGACTGGCTCCTCTCCCGTATGTCCAACCGCGCGCTGACCATCTCCAGGGCCATGGAGGAGTACGACCTGAGGAGGACATCCAACGAGGTCTACTTCGAGACCCTCACCGATGTGCGCTGGTACATTCGCCGGGGAGGAGGGAACGCGCACACCATCTCCCATCTCCTACATTCCTGGATACGCATGATGGCCCCCATCACCCCCCACGTGGCAGAGGAGATGTGGGCGGCCATGGGCGAGGAAAACTTCGTTTCCACGTCTTCCTACCCGCAGCCTGACGAGCTTCCCACGGATGCCCTCGCCGAGGCGTCGGAGAACTACCTAAAGGAGGTGATCACGGACATCAACGAGATCCTGAAGGTGACCGGCATCGCCCCCCGCAAGCTGTACCTCTATGTCTCCCCCAAGTGGAAGCGCGACGTCCTGGAACTGGGCCTGGAGCTCGCCCGCTCCAAGCAGCTGAGCGTGCCCGGGCTGACCAAGGCCGTCATGTTCAAGGACGACCTCAAGCGCCGCGGGAAGGAGTCCGCGGACTTCGCACGGAAGACCGCCGAGGACCTTCTGAAGAGGTCAGAGGTGGAGCTGAACAAACTGGCCATGGACGTCGATGAGATGGCATATCTCCAGGACGCGGCGGTGTTCCTGGCGAGGGATATGGCATGCGAGGTAGGTGTTTACTCCGCGGATGACCCCACCGCACCTGATCCCCAGAAGAAGGCGCGCGCGGCCCAGCCGCACAGGCCGGCCATCTACGTGGAGTAG